A genomic window from Populus nigra chromosome 7, ddPopNigr1.1, whole genome shotgun sequence includes:
- the LOC133698763 gene encoding microtubule-destabilizing protein 60-like isoform X2, with translation MELNAKNPKSATPVKDRHGFQSKLSENSNPNLSHLSPCSKPTNSPSTKSQKSASKNPTLNPNPAIFSPRKKIRERRFVVAKKNSKKETLNSNPTTVDCKCKERYGGSVKKCLCLAYETLRASQEEFFKNKNDVEEKGDTDKGKAFDYKVGREVSEEEIEDRLMDQNLDIEDREGSDAQYSCEIEKSGQMGSSKIKRRRNKLLEEARDSAPDNGKVKHLVEAFEKLFTLPNPKESDRTEEEEIKENRKKAMQWALPGLQLPKVLPDTEFSSSFSLPGFQHAEVSETNISSSSFCPSGFFLTSENLGLDTRISISSSWDGSQGSRSSNGGRRSRRNSAESGATTGGRRLKKKQIKITSQKPFKLRTEQRGRLKEEEFTKKIQEIMTEEEKLRIPIAQGLPWTTDEPQCLIKPPVKENTRPIDLKLRSDIRAVERADFDHQVSEKMSLIEQYKMERERQQKVAEEEEVRRLRKELVPKAQPMPYFDRPFIPRRSIKHPTMANEAKLRRHKKIKSCQSWNDVSSYSYDQ, from the exons ATGGAATTGAATGCCAAGAATCCAAAATCGGCCACTCCGGTAAAAGACCGTCATGGGTTTCAATCAAAATTATCTGAGAATTCGAATCCAAACCTTTCCCATTTAAGCCCTTGTTCAAAACCCACAAATTCTccttcaacaaaatcccaaaaatCTGCCTCCAAGAACCCGACTTTGAATCCCAATCCAGCCATTTTTTCACCCAGAAAAAAGATTAGGGAAAGAAGGTTTGTAGTGGCAAAAAAGAATTCGAAGAAGGAGACTTTGAATTCAAATCCAACAACTGTGGACTGTAAGTGCAAAGAGAGATATGGGGGCAGTGTAAAGAAGTGTTTGTGTTTGGCCTATGAGACATTAAGGGCTTCACAGGAGGAGTTCTTCAAGAACAAGAATGACGTTGAAGAGAAAGGTGACACAGATAAAGGAAAGGCCTTTGATTATAAAGTTGGGAGAGAAGTTTCAGAGGAGGAGATAGAAGACCGTTTAATGGATCAAAATCTTGATATTGAGGATAGGGAAGGATCAGATGCTCAATATTCTTGCGAAATTGAGAAATCGGGACAAATGGGTAGTTCTAAAATCAAGAGAAGGAGAAATAAATTACTTGAAGAAGCAAGAGACAGTGCACCTGACAATGGGAAGGTGAAGCATTTGGTTGAGGCCTTCGAGAAGCTTTTTACCCTACCAAATCCGAAAGAATCAGATAGGACTGAAGAGGAGGAGATAAAGGAGAATAGAAAGAAGGCAATGCAATGGGCTTTGCCTGGATTGCAGCTTCCTAAAGTGTTGCCTGATACTGAgttctcttcttcattttcattgCCAGGATTTCAGCATGCTGAGGTATCTGAGACAaacatctcttcttcttcattctgTCCATCTGGTTTCTTTTTGACTTCTGAGAATCTCGGTCTGGATACAAGGATTTCTATTTCCTCTTCATGGGATGGCAGTCAAGGCAG CAGGTCATCTAATGGAGGCAGGAGAAGCCGAAGAAAT agTGCCGAGTCAGGTGCAACAACCGGGGGGAGGAGATTGAAGAAGAAGCAAATTAAAATCACAAGCCAAAAGCCATTTAAGCTTAGGACAGAA CAAAGGGGAAGACTGAAGGAAGAAGAATTCACAAAGAAGATACAAGAAATAATGACGGAAGAGGAGAAGCTGCGGATTCCTATCGCACAAGGCCTTCCTTGGACAACAGATGAACCACAG TGCCTAATCAAACCTCCGGTGAAAGAAAACACCAGGCCCATCGACCTGAAGCTCCGTAGTGATATTCGAGCTGTGGAGCGTGCTGACTTTGACCATCAG GTATCTGAGAAGATGAGCTTGATTGAGCAATACAAGATGGAAAGAGAGAGGCAACAAAAG GTGGCAGAAGAGGAAGAGGTACGCAGATTGAGAAAGGAGCTCGTTCCAAAAGCGCAGCCTATGCCCTATTTTGACCGGCCATTCATTCCCAGAAG GTCAATTAAGCATCCAACAATGGCGAACGAAGCAAAGCTCCGCAGACACAAGAAGATCAAGTCCTGTCAATCCTGGAACGATGTCAGCAGCTACAGTTATGATCAATAG
- the LOC133698763 gene encoding microtubule-destabilizing protein 60-like isoform X3 encodes MELNAKNPKSATPVKDRHGFQSKLSENSNPNLSHLSPCSKPTNSPSTKSQKSASKNPTLNPNPAIFSPRKKIRERRFVVAKKNSKKETLNSNPTTVDCKCKERYGGSVKKCLCLAYETLRASQEEFFKNKNDVEEKGDTDKGKAFDYKVGREVSEEEIEDRLMDQNLDIEDREGSDAQYSCEIEKSGQMGSSKIKRRRNKLLEEARDSAPDNGKVKHLVEAFEKLFTLPNPKESDRTEEEEIKENRKKAMQWALPGLQLPKVLPDTEFSSSFSLPGFQHAEVSETNISSSSFCPSGFFLTSENLGLDTRISISSSWDGSQGRSSNGGRRSRRNSAESGATTGGRRLKKKQIKITSQKPFKLRTEQRGRLKEEEFTKKIQEIMTEEEKLRIPIAQGLPWTTDEPQCLIKPPVKENTRPIDLKLRSDIRAVERADFDHQVSEKMSLIEQYKMERERQQKVAEEEEVRRLRKELVPKAQPMPYFDRPFIPRRSIKHPTMANEAKLRRHKKIKSCQSWNDVSSYSYDQ; translated from the exons ATGGAATTGAATGCCAAGAATCCAAAATCGGCCACTCCGGTAAAAGACCGTCATGGGTTTCAATCAAAATTATCTGAGAATTCGAATCCAAACCTTTCCCATTTAAGCCCTTGTTCAAAACCCACAAATTCTccttcaacaaaatcccaaaaatCTGCCTCCAAGAACCCGACTTTGAATCCCAATCCAGCCATTTTTTCACCCAGAAAAAAGATTAGGGAAAGAAGGTTTGTAGTGGCAAAAAAGAATTCGAAGAAGGAGACTTTGAATTCAAATCCAACAACTGTGGACTGTAAGTGCAAAGAGAGATATGGGGGCAGTGTAAAGAAGTGTTTGTGTTTGGCCTATGAGACATTAAGGGCTTCACAGGAGGAGTTCTTCAAGAACAAGAATGACGTTGAAGAGAAAGGTGACACAGATAAAGGAAAGGCCTTTGATTATAAAGTTGGGAGAGAAGTTTCAGAGGAGGAGATAGAAGACCGTTTAATGGATCAAAATCTTGATATTGAGGATAGGGAAGGATCAGATGCTCAATATTCTTGCGAAATTGAGAAATCGGGACAAATGGGTAGTTCTAAAATCAAGAGAAGGAGAAATAAATTACTTGAAGAAGCAAGAGACAGTGCACCTGACAATGGGAAGGTGAAGCATTTGGTTGAGGCCTTCGAGAAGCTTTTTACCCTACCAAATCCGAAAGAATCAGATAGGACTGAAGAGGAGGAGATAAAGGAGAATAGAAAGAAGGCAATGCAATGGGCTTTGCCTGGATTGCAGCTTCCTAAAGTGTTGCCTGATACTGAgttctcttcttcattttcattgCCAGGATTTCAGCATGCTGAGGTATCTGAGACAaacatctcttcttcttcattctgTCCATCTGGTTTCTTTTTGACTTCTGAGAATCTCGGTCTGGATACAAGGATTTCTATTTCCTCTTCATGGGATGGCAGTCAAGGCAG GTCATCTAATGGAGGCAGGAGAAGCCGAAGAAAT agTGCCGAGTCAGGTGCAACAACCGGGGGGAGGAGATTGAAGAAGAAGCAAATTAAAATCACAAGCCAAAAGCCATTTAAGCTTAGGACAGAA CAAAGGGGAAGACTGAAGGAAGAAGAATTCACAAAGAAGATACAAGAAATAATGACGGAAGAGGAGAAGCTGCGGATTCCTATCGCACAAGGCCTTCCTTGGACAACAGATGAACCACAG TGCCTAATCAAACCTCCGGTGAAAGAAAACACCAGGCCCATCGACCTGAAGCTCCGTAGTGATATTCGAGCTGTGGAGCGTGCTGACTTTGACCATCAG GTATCTGAGAAGATGAGCTTGATTGAGCAATACAAGATGGAAAGAGAGAGGCAACAAAAG GTGGCAGAAGAGGAAGAGGTACGCAGATTGAGAAAGGAGCTCGTTCCAAAAGCGCAGCCTATGCCCTATTTTGACCGGCCATTCATTCCCAGAAG GTCAATTAAGCATCCAACAATGGCGAACGAAGCAAAGCTCCGCAGACACAAGAAGATCAAGTCCTGTCAATCCTGGAACGATGTCAGCAGCTACAGTTATGATCAATAG
- the LOC133698763 gene encoding microtubule-destabilizing protein 60-like isoform X1 produces MELNAKNPKSATPVKDRHGFQSKLSENSNPNLSHLSPCSKPTNSPSTKSQKSASKNPTLNPNPAIFSPRKKIRERRFVVAKKNSKKETLNSNPTTVDCKCKERYGGSVKKCLCLAYETLRASQEEFFKNKNDVEEKGDTDKGKAFDYKVGREVSEEEIEDRLMDQNLDIEDREGSDAQYSCEIEKSGQMGSSKIKRRRNKLLEEARDSAPDNGKVKHLVEAFEKLFTLPNPKESDRTEEEEIKENRKKAMQWALPGLQLPKVLPDTEFSSSFSLPGFQHAEVSETNISSSSFCPSGFFLTSENLGLDTRISISSSWDGSQGSNSSRSSNGGRRSRRNSAESGATTGGRRLKKKQIKITSQKPFKLRTEQRGRLKEEEFTKKIQEIMTEEEKLRIPIAQGLPWTTDEPQCLIKPPVKENTRPIDLKLRSDIRAVERADFDHQVSEKMSLIEQYKMERERQQKVAEEEEVRRLRKELVPKAQPMPYFDRPFIPRRSIKHPTMANEAKLRRHKKIKSCQSWNDVSSYSYDQ; encoded by the exons ATGGAATTGAATGCCAAGAATCCAAAATCGGCCACTCCGGTAAAAGACCGTCATGGGTTTCAATCAAAATTATCTGAGAATTCGAATCCAAACCTTTCCCATTTAAGCCCTTGTTCAAAACCCACAAATTCTccttcaacaaaatcccaaaaatCTGCCTCCAAGAACCCGACTTTGAATCCCAATCCAGCCATTTTTTCACCCAGAAAAAAGATTAGGGAAAGAAGGTTTGTAGTGGCAAAAAAGAATTCGAAGAAGGAGACTTTGAATTCAAATCCAACAACTGTGGACTGTAAGTGCAAAGAGAGATATGGGGGCAGTGTAAAGAAGTGTTTGTGTTTGGCCTATGAGACATTAAGGGCTTCACAGGAGGAGTTCTTCAAGAACAAGAATGACGTTGAAGAGAAAGGTGACACAGATAAAGGAAAGGCCTTTGATTATAAAGTTGGGAGAGAAGTTTCAGAGGAGGAGATAGAAGACCGTTTAATGGATCAAAATCTTGATATTGAGGATAGGGAAGGATCAGATGCTCAATATTCTTGCGAAATTGAGAAATCGGGACAAATGGGTAGTTCTAAAATCAAGAGAAGGAGAAATAAATTACTTGAAGAAGCAAGAGACAGTGCACCTGACAATGGGAAGGTGAAGCATTTGGTTGAGGCCTTCGAGAAGCTTTTTACCCTACCAAATCCGAAAGAATCAGATAGGACTGAAGAGGAGGAGATAAAGGAGAATAGAAAGAAGGCAATGCAATGGGCTTTGCCTGGATTGCAGCTTCCTAAAGTGTTGCCTGATACTGAgttctcttcttcattttcattgCCAGGATTTCAGCATGCTGAGGTATCTGAGACAaacatctcttcttcttcattctgTCCATCTGGTTTCTTTTTGACTTCTGAGAATCTCGGTCTGGATACAAGGATTTCTATTTCCTCTTCATGGGATGGCAGTCAAGGCAG TAATTCTAGCAGGTCATCTAATGGAGGCAGGAGAAGCCGAAGAAAT agTGCCGAGTCAGGTGCAACAACCGGGGGGAGGAGATTGAAGAAGAAGCAAATTAAAATCACAAGCCAAAAGCCATTTAAGCTTAGGACAGAA CAAAGGGGAAGACTGAAGGAAGAAGAATTCACAAAGAAGATACAAGAAATAATGACGGAAGAGGAGAAGCTGCGGATTCCTATCGCACAAGGCCTTCCTTGGACAACAGATGAACCACAG TGCCTAATCAAACCTCCGGTGAAAGAAAACACCAGGCCCATCGACCTGAAGCTCCGTAGTGATATTCGAGCTGTGGAGCGTGCTGACTTTGACCATCAG GTATCTGAGAAGATGAGCTTGATTGAGCAATACAAGATGGAAAGAGAGAGGCAACAAAAG GTGGCAGAAGAGGAAGAGGTACGCAGATTGAGAAAGGAGCTCGTTCCAAAAGCGCAGCCTATGCCCTATTTTGACCGGCCATTCATTCCCAGAAG GTCAATTAAGCATCCAACAATGGCGAACGAAGCAAAGCTCCGCAGACACAAGAAGATCAAGTCCTGTCAATCCTGGAACGATGTCAGCAGCTACAGTTATGATCAATAG
- the LOC133698763 gene encoding microtubule-destabilizing protein 60-like isoform X4, producing MELNAKNPKSATPVKDRHGFQSKLSENSNPNLSHLSPCSKPTNSPSTKSQKSASKNPTLNPNPAIFSPRKKIRERRFVVAKKNSKKETLNSNPTTVDCKCKERYGGSVKKCLCLAYETLRASQEEFFKNKNDVEEKGDTDKGKAFDYKVGREVSEEEIEDRLMDQNLDIEDREGSDAQYSCEIEKSGQMGSSKIKRRRNKLLEEARDSAPDNGKVKHLVEAFEKLFTLPNPKESDRTEEEEIKENRKKAMQWALPGLQLPKVLPDTEFSSSFSLPGFQHAEVSETNISSSSFCPSGFFLTSENLGLDTRISISSSWDGSQGSNSSRSSNGGRRSRRNSAESGATTGGRRLKKKQIKITSQKPFKLRTEQRGRLKEEEFTKKIQEIMTEEEKLRIPIAQGLPWTTDEPQCLIKPPVKENTRPIDLKLRSDIRAVERADFDHQVSEKMSLIEQYKMERERQQKVAEEEEVRRLRKELVPKAQPMPYFDRPFIPRR from the exons ATGGAATTGAATGCCAAGAATCCAAAATCGGCCACTCCGGTAAAAGACCGTCATGGGTTTCAATCAAAATTATCTGAGAATTCGAATCCAAACCTTTCCCATTTAAGCCCTTGTTCAAAACCCACAAATTCTccttcaacaaaatcccaaaaatCTGCCTCCAAGAACCCGACTTTGAATCCCAATCCAGCCATTTTTTCACCCAGAAAAAAGATTAGGGAAAGAAGGTTTGTAGTGGCAAAAAAGAATTCGAAGAAGGAGACTTTGAATTCAAATCCAACAACTGTGGACTGTAAGTGCAAAGAGAGATATGGGGGCAGTGTAAAGAAGTGTTTGTGTTTGGCCTATGAGACATTAAGGGCTTCACAGGAGGAGTTCTTCAAGAACAAGAATGACGTTGAAGAGAAAGGTGACACAGATAAAGGAAAGGCCTTTGATTATAAAGTTGGGAGAGAAGTTTCAGAGGAGGAGATAGAAGACCGTTTAATGGATCAAAATCTTGATATTGAGGATAGGGAAGGATCAGATGCTCAATATTCTTGCGAAATTGAGAAATCGGGACAAATGGGTAGTTCTAAAATCAAGAGAAGGAGAAATAAATTACTTGAAGAAGCAAGAGACAGTGCACCTGACAATGGGAAGGTGAAGCATTTGGTTGAGGCCTTCGAGAAGCTTTTTACCCTACCAAATCCGAAAGAATCAGATAGGACTGAAGAGGAGGAGATAAAGGAGAATAGAAAGAAGGCAATGCAATGGGCTTTGCCTGGATTGCAGCTTCCTAAAGTGTTGCCTGATACTGAgttctcttcttcattttcattgCCAGGATTTCAGCATGCTGAGGTATCTGAGACAaacatctcttcttcttcattctgTCCATCTGGTTTCTTTTTGACTTCTGAGAATCTCGGTCTGGATACAAGGATTTCTATTTCCTCTTCATGGGATGGCAGTCAAGGCAG TAATTCTAGCAGGTCATCTAATGGAGGCAGGAGAAGCCGAAGAAAT agTGCCGAGTCAGGTGCAACAACCGGGGGGAGGAGATTGAAGAAGAAGCAAATTAAAATCACAAGCCAAAAGCCATTTAAGCTTAGGACAGAA CAAAGGGGAAGACTGAAGGAAGAAGAATTCACAAAGAAGATACAAGAAATAATGACGGAAGAGGAGAAGCTGCGGATTCCTATCGCACAAGGCCTTCCTTGGACAACAGATGAACCACAG TGCCTAATCAAACCTCCGGTGAAAGAAAACACCAGGCCCATCGACCTGAAGCTCCGTAGTGATATTCGAGCTGTGGAGCGTGCTGACTTTGACCATCAG GTATCTGAGAAGATGAGCTTGATTGAGCAATACAAGATGGAAAGAGAGAGGCAACAAAAG GTGGCAGAAGAGGAAGAGGTACGCAGATTGAGAAAGGAGCTCGTTCCAAAAGCGCAGCCTATGCCCTATTTTGACCGGCCATTCATTCCCAGAAGGTAA